One Theropithecus gelada isolate Dixy chromosome 20, Tgel_1.0, whole genome shotgun sequence DNA segment encodes these proteins:
- the TXNL4B gene encoding thioredoxin-like protein 4B isoform X1, with translation MSFLLPKLTSKKEVDQAIKSTAEKVLVLRFGRDEDPVCLQLDDILSKTYSDLSKMAAIYLVDVDQTPVYTQYFDISYIPSTVFFFNGQHMKVDYGSPDHTKFVGSFKTKQDFIDLIEVIYRGAMRGKLIVQSPIDPKNIPKYDLLYQDI, from the exons ATGAGCTTCCTGCTGCCCAAGCTGACTAGCAAAAAGGAAGTAGACCAGGCGATAAAAAGTACTGCTGAGAAGGTGTTGGTGCTCAGGTTTGGAAGAGATGAAGATCCTGTCTGTCTGCAGCTAGATGATATT CTTTCTAAGACCTATTCTGACTTAAGTAAAATGGCTGCTATATACCTGGTAGATGTAGACCAAACTCCAGTTTATACACAGTATTTTGACATCAGTTATATTCCGTCTACTGTCTTTTTCTTCAATGGGCAGCATATGAAAGTGGATTATGG ATCTCCAGATCACACTAAGTTTGTGGGAAGCTTCAAAACCAAACAAGACTTCATAGATTTGATTGAAGTAATCTATCGAGGAGCAATGAGGGGGAAGCTTATTGTCCAAAGTCCTATTGATCCCAAGAATATTCCCAAATATGACCTTCTCTATCAAGACATTTAG